One Candidatus Binatia bacterium DNA window includes the following coding sequences:
- a CDS encoding C1 family peptidase, whose protein sequence is MKNLTRQRVLLLASTFVVLMGSIARADIDWRSKGAVSGVQNQGSGCNNSWAFAVAALRESAAAIQGAGLHKISEQQLLDCVSGCTNPPTPGSCPDDCAPVTCALSYVASNDACSESSYPYTDTVGTCNEACTPALTPTFTAVKLRGEGALAGALSYAPVIARLEIGVNGVVLPSYLSYLGPGAFTAPATDSTVVQWVEVVGYTASFWIVRNSIGTGWGSGGYMSLARGANYLGIGNNVYELVPGPRTVGACTTGFESCIEVDSAACTAAGGSYGGDASFCAATCDVVTDPLLQYGADVPKEDLSKTPIVGNDWPKDWVVTIDDTKIDDGDLDDPENYLVKAGQAVLVTGDRDGTFLPSQLRRSYLRYPVVPARQGFGAQLADGSFPKAVKRLPRSWHLQNTWGTIDLLSKKTASILVPASIGASGSSAGTPTDATHYVCHAVKPAKSDTAQTPGGTFRKDLQAFFVDTYFRDCALLSDSSGPTFAGTAVEGNCLFDIGKPKLLCNPMNKSAVAPPRVTSAVIQGSTASAKDSLLCYGVKLASKLTSASAAALIGQSVGATLTPPQPAFAPNNLSNTPVATAPANLFPAPAVMETVDQGTICVPTAVLGVQLVP, encoded by the coding sequence ATGAAAAACCTGACTCGTCAGCGAGTCCTGCTGCTGGCCTCGACGTTTGTCGTCCTCATGGGCTCGATCGCCCGCGCCGACATCGATTGGCGCAGCAAGGGCGCGGTAAGCGGCGTCCAGAATCAGGGATCGGGCTGCAACAACTCGTGGGCCTTCGCCGTCGCGGCACTGAGGGAATCGGCGGCCGCCATCCAGGGGGCGGGGCTGCACAAGATCTCCGAGCAGCAACTGCTGGACTGCGTCAGCGGCTGCACCAATCCGCCGACTCCAGGATCCTGCCCCGACGACTGCGCGCCGGTCACCTGCGCGCTCTCCTACGTCGCCTCCAACGATGCGTGCAGCGAGAGCTCGTATCCGTACACCGACACGGTCGGCACGTGCAACGAAGCCTGCACACCGGCCCTCACTCCCACCTTCACGGCCGTGAAGCTGCGAGGTGAAGGGGCGCTTGCAGGCGCCCTGAGCTACGCGCCCGTCATCGCCCGCCTCGAGATCGGCGTCAACGGTGTCGTGCTGCCGTCGTATCTCTCCTACCTCGGACCAGGAGCTTTCACCGCGCCGGCGACCGACTCGACGGTGGTGCAGTGGGTGGAAGTAGTCGGTTACACCGCGTCATTCTGGATCGTCAGGAATTCGATCGGGACAGGTTGGGGAAGCGGCGGCTACATGAGCCTTGCCCGCGGCGCCAACTACCTCGGCATCGGCAACAACGTCTATGAGCTGGTGCCCGGCCCGCGCACCGTCGGCGCATGCACCACCGGCTTCGAATCGTGCATCGAAGTGGACTCCGCTGCGTGCACGGCTGCCGGCGGGAGCTACGGCGGCGACGCGTCTTTCTGTGCTGCAACGTGCGACGTCGTCACCGATCCGTTGCTCCAGTACGGTGCCGACGTACCGAAGGAAGACCTCAGCAAGACTCCGATCGTGGGCAACGACTGGCCGAAGGACTGGGTCGTCACGATCGACGATACGAAAATCGACGACGGCGACCTCGACGATCCCGAGAACTACCTCGTCAAGGCGGGACAGGCCGTGCTGGTGACAGGCGACAGGGACGGCACGTTTTTGCCGAGCCAGCTGCGACGGTCGTACCTGCGCTATCCAGTTGTGCCCGCCAGGCAGGGATTCGGCGCGCAGCTCGCCGACGGCTCGTTCCCGAAGGCCGTCAAGCGCCTGCCGCGTTCCTGGCACCTGCAGAACACGTGGGGAACCATCGACCTGCTGTCGAAGAAGACGGCATCGATCCTCGTACCGGCATCCATCGGTGCGTCCGGAAGCTCTGCCGGCACTCCCACCGACGCGACGCACTACGTGTGCCATGCCGTCAAACCGGCAAAGAGCGACACCGCGCAGACACCCGGCGGCACCTTCCGCAAGGATCTGCAGGCCTTCTTCGTCGACACCTACTTTCGCGATTGCGCGTTGCTGAGCGACAGCAGCGGCCCGACCTTTGCCGGCACTGCGGTCGAGGGCAACTGCCTCTTCGACATCGGCAAGCCGAAGCTGCTGTGCAATCCGATGAACAAATCGGCGGTCGCGCCGCCGCGCGTCACCAGCGCCGTCATCCAGGGATCGACGGCGTCGGCCAAGGACAGCCTGTTGTGCTACGGCGTCAAGCTCGCATCGAAACTGACCAGCGCGAGCGCTGCTGCGCTGATCGGCCAGTCGGTGGGCGCAACGCTGACGCCGCCGCAGCCGGCGTTCGCGCCGAACAATCTTTCCAACACCCCCGTCGCGACTGCTCCGGCGAACCTGTTCCCGGCACCTGCAGTCATGGAGACGGTGGACCAGGGAACGATCTGCGTGCCGACGGCGGTTCTCGGCGTGCAGCTCGTTCCGTGA
- a CDS encoding site-specific integrase codes for MKLPTGIQVRPNKHGDNLLIYFRYKGEDCREILKQRPTKSNIRYAERLRGEILNRIERKTFDYAEYFPDSQRARRFGHNPQNRTIEELLTAQLKIWEKTLQPSTVRGYRIAIDGHLIPKFGAMRVQDLSPALLREWITGLTCTAKRVRNILTPLKTVLEIAVNDDLIPFNPLAKVFVDRLLNKDTRESSFVVDPFDSVEVEAILAAASEPQHRNLFQFAFATGLRTSELIALRWSAINWDKKTAHVSEAFVEKAMKGPKTEAGIRDVELTPEAIEALEHQKEFTRLQNDRIFHNPRTMKPWVDDRQIRRQWTPILEEADVRYRNPYQTRHTFASTLLSAGRNPWWVAKQMGHKTVEMIFKHYGRWIPESRDRERTPSTDPAKAVSGSQAANG; via the coding sequence GTGAAGCTGCCTACTGGAATTCAGGTTCGTCCCAACAAGCATGGCGACAACCTCCTCATTTACTTCCGCTACAAAGGGGAGGATTGCCGGGAAATACTCAAGCAGAGACCGACGAAGTCGAACATTCGCTATGCGGAACGTCTCCGTGGAGAGATTTTGAATCGCATCGAACGAAAGACTTTCGACTATGCCGAGTACTTCCCTGACTCGCAGCGAGCCCGACGTTTTGGGCACAATCCTCAGAATAGGACCATCGAGGAATTGCTGACGGCTCAGCTTAAGATCTGGGAGAAGACCCTTCAGCCCAGCACCGTTCGTGGCTATCGCATCGCCATCGACGGTCACCTGATTCCGAAGTTCGGAGCGATGAGAGTGCAAGACCTTTCACCGGCGCTTCTCCGAGAATGGATCACAGGTCTCACCTGCACTGCGAAGCGAGTACGCAATATTCTCACACCATTGAAGACGGTGTTGGAAATTGCAGTGAATGACGACCTCATTCCCTTCAATCCTCTCGCAAAGGTTTTTGTGGACAGGCTGCTCAACAAGGACACACGAGAAAGTTCCTTCGTTGTGGACCCGTTTGATTCTGTAGAGGTGGAAGCGATCTTGGCAGCAGCTTCAGAGCCGCAGCATCGAAACCTCTTTCAGTTCGCATTCGCTACTGGGCTTCGCACGTCGGAACTGATCGCTCTTCGATGGTCGGCTATCAATTGGGATAAGAAGACAGCGCACGTCTCAGAAGCGTTCGTGGAAAAAGCCATGAAAGGCCCCAAAACCGAAGCCGGGATTCGTGACGTGGAGCTAACACCAGAAGCGATTGAAGCCTTGGAGCACCAGAAGGAATTCACACGGCTTCAAAACGACAGGATCTTCCATAATCCCCGGACGATGAAGCCGTGGGTAGATGACCGACAGATCCGTCGTCAGTGGACTCCTATCCTAGAAGAAGCGGATGTCCGGTACCGCAACCCGTACCAGACCCGGCACACCTTCGCCTCAACGCTTCTAAGTGCTGGCAGGAATCCATGGTGGGTCGCAAAGCAGATGGGCCACAAAACCGTGGAGATGATCTTCAAGCACTATGGCCGTTGGATTCCCGAAAGCCGGGACCGGGAGAGAACCCCATCGACGGACCCAGCTAAGGCCGTCTCAGGATCGCAAGCAGCGAACGGCTAG
- a CDS encoding excisionase, with the protein MSVERKRKEKSVSKNVTAQSAKRWVKLAHYCKESGDTKDAVQARRKKGVWLDGVQTCKAPNGKIYVCPEAAYQWVENGTGVMQ; encoded by the coding sequence ATGAGCGTTGAAAGAAAGAGGAAAGAGAAGAGTGTTTCAAAGAACGTGACGGCCCAGTCCGCAAAGCGATGGGTGAAACTTGCCCACTACTGCAAGGAATCGGGCGACACTAAGGACGCTGTTCAGGCACGAAGAAAAAAGGGCGTCTGGCTGGATGGCGTGCAAACCTGCAAAGCCCCGAATGGGAAGATCTACGTGTGCCCTGAAGCGGCTTACCAGTGGGTTGAGAACGGAACGGGGGTGATGCAGTGA